The DNA window CGTTTCCGGGCTGTTCTTGATGTAAAACGACGAGACAGGTTCCATGTTCAGAGTGCCCAGGTGCGCGTGGATCGGTTGATCTTGACATTGCCGGTATAGCCGCCGGGGAAGGGCAGGTACGTCAGTTCCTTCGATGCGCCCGCCTCGGACGTGTAGTAGGCGAATGCCACGTAGCCTTTCAGCCGGCGGAAGAACCCCATGTCCTCGGCGTTGAACGGCGCCGTACCGGTATCGATGGCATGCAGCAGCGCCACCTGGCGCGCCTGGGACAGGGCGCCGAAGCGCTTGCCGCCCTTCGCCTGGGCCAGGGACTCGATGCGCGCCAGTCCGGCGCGAAACGCGATCTGGTCGCGATCGGGCACGCAGGCCTTCAGCAGGTGGTCGATCGTGCGGTGCGCGCCCACGGCCAGTGCACCCGGGGTGTCCGTCTGCGGAATGATCAGTTCGGCCAGCACGGCCGTCAGCGCGAGTTCGTCGCGCGTGAGCAGTTCCGGTGCGGCGTTCTTGCCGGGGGCCGCCACGGCGGCGAGAATGTCGCCGGATAGCGCTATCCCGCACAACGCACCGATGCGCAGCAGGGCGGAGCGGCGCGCATTGTCGTGCCGGATTCCAGGTCGTGCTTCGTGTCGTGCTTCAGGTCCTGCTTCGGCGGGCTCTTGCGGCCCTTGTTCACCTTGATGGAACATGCGTCTCCTCCAATAAGAC is part of the Pseudoduganella lutea genome and encodes:
- a CDS encoding gluconate 2-dehydrogenase subunit 3 family protein; this translates as MFHQGEQGPQEPAEAGPEARHEARPGIRHDNARRSALLRIGALCGIALSGDILAAVAAPGKNAAPELLTRDELALTAVLAELIIPQTDTPGALAVGAHRTIDHLLKACVPDRDQIAFRAGLARIESLAQAKGGKRFGALSQARQVALLHAIDTGTAPFNAEDMGFFRRLKGYVAFAYYTSEAGASKELTYLPFPGGYTGNVKINRSTRTWAL